A DNA window from Methanomassiliicoccus luminyensis B10 contains the following coding sequences:
- a CDS encoding uroporphyrinogen decarboxylase family protein, with the protein MGYEDLFPPYDMEWHGKATKRFASPFVDNPQDRIDVDPIMLSHAAVSCGYTIRDFYEKPELGIHCLAYIYQLYDLLSVSHWFYSTPWLKEFGCNLIQKDTLPPIVEKPIISDPSEVDKLEVPSEEDLRKGVTYPQYQRLYSYVQKNLPQTFVPISYAFDPVGEAAEMVGVENFVMWTFMEPDAAHKLVEKFTDCAANGALCTAKDYGMAMLVVGSVLANNDIFSDEAVRDYSVANMRRYVNKVFRGGGGPQIFYHCCGNHDTSYKEFQNLIWSPFTVFHIGYKGKDVFPTELLKKDYGNKATIMGSVDTKLMINPNPKAVYDQSKESIIAGRDSPRGYILGCACECPPYTHPGNFLAMTQAAKDFGTYGKW; encoded by the coding sequence ATGGGCTACGAAGATTTGTTTCCGCCATACGACATGGAGTGGCACGGCAAAGCCACTAAGCGTTTTGCCAGCCCTTTTGTGGATAACCCACAAGATAGAATAGACGTCGACCCGATCATGCTGTCGCACGCCGCGGTATCATGTGGGTACACGATCAGGGACTTCTACGAGAAGCCGGAACTGGGCATACACTGCCTGGCATACATATACCAGCTGTACGACCTGCTGTCGGTGTCGCACTGGTTCTACTCGACCCCCTGGCTAAAGGAGTTCGGGTGCAATCTGATCCAGAAGGACACTTTGCCGCCAATCGTAGAGAAGCCTATCATCAGCGACCCCAGCGAAGTCGACAAGCTGGAGGTACCGTCCGAGGAGGACCTCAGGAAGGGGGTGACGTACCCGCAGTACCAGAGGCTGTACTCGTACGTCCAGAAGAACCTCCCCCAGACCTTTGTGCCGATCTCCTACGCCTTCGACCCGGTCGGCGAGGCCGCAGAAATGGTCGGCGTGGAGAACTTCGTCATGTGGACCTTCATGGAGCCGGACGCGGCCCACAAGCTGGTGGAGAAGTTCACCGACTGCGCCGCCAACGGCGCGCTGTGCACCGCCAAGGACTACGGCATGGCCATGCTCGTGGTCGGCTCGGTCCTTGCCAACAACGATATCTTCTCCGACGAGGCTGTGCGCGACTACTCCGTGGCCAACATGAGGCGCTACGTGAACAAGGTGTTCAGGGGCGGCGGCGGCCCGCAGATATTCTATCACTGCTGCGGCAACCACGATACCTCCTACAAGGAGTTCCAGAACCTTATCTGGTCCCCCTTCACGGTGTTCCATATCGGATACAAGGGAAAGGATGTCTTCCCCACCGAGCTGCTCAAGAAGGACTATGGGAACAAGGCCACCATCATGGGCTCGGTCGACACTAAGCTGATGATCAACCCCAACCCCAAGGCCGTCTATGACCAGTCCAAGGAGTCCATCATCGCCGGACGCGACAGCCCCCGCGGCTACATCCTAGGCTGCGCTTGCGAATGCCCGCCCTACACGCACCCGGGCAACTTCCTGGCCATGACCCAGGCTGCCAAGGACTTCGGTACCTACGGGAAATGGTGA
- the trsS gene encoding radical SAM (seleno)protein TrsS, with translation MEEKIGETESLCPECLKVIPAMKIAENDNIYLEKTCPEHGHFKVLIWRGVEDYKSLKQYACVPSKPEKVAVKGKVRCPLDCGLCEEHSQHTCLVVLEVTGDCNLKCPICFASASEGPRYNPSMEQIEGMYRTALEHVHHPICIQLSGGEPTVREDLPDIVRLGKSMGIDYIEVNTNGVRFAQDIEFLRRCKEAGVDSLYFSFDGLTAEVYRKTCGRDLLSLKVQAIENCKEVGMGVTLVTVVSPDINMDQIGEIINFAKRNVPTVKGIHFQPLAYFGRYPIIPTDANRTVLPDLLKEIERQTNRELTVDNFIPTSCTNVHCDVKSMSVIMEDGSLFPLTHRAMGPPKDTCCVAAKTRQEISDLWRYIDESVGGDTKEEKGTWDEFIQRAKTSYLTISSMPFQDVWNVETERLRGCCIHAVTPDGKLIPFCLYNINSVHGNTLYRQEVLRKYGIPRAASSG, from the coding sequence ATGGAAGAGAAGATTGGCGAAACGGAGAGCCTGTGCCCGGAATGTTTGAAGGTCATTCCGGCAATGAAGATCGCCGAGAACGATAACATCTACCTGGAGAAGACCTGCCCCGAGCACGGTCATTTCAAGGTGCTCATCTGGCGCGGGGTCGAGGACTACAAGTCGCTCAAGCAGTACGCCTGCGTCCCCTCCAAGCCGGAGAAGGTGGCGGTGAAGGGCAAGGTGCGCTGCCCGCTGGACTGCGGACTGTGCGAAGAGCATTCGCAGCACACCTGCCTGGTGGTCCTGGAGGTCACCGGCGACTGCAACCTCAAGTGCCCCATATGCTTCGCCAGCGCTTCTGAGGGGCCCAGGTACAACCCCTCCATGGAGCAGATCGAGGGCATGTACCGGACCGCTCTGGAGCATGTTCACCATCCCATCTGCATACAGCTGAGCGGCGGCGAGCCCACCGTCCGCGAGGACCTGCCGGACATCGTCCGCCTGGGCAAGAGCATGGGCATCGACTACATCGAAGTGAACACCAACGGGGTGCGGTTCGCCCAGGACATCGAGTTCCTCCGGAGGTGCAAGGAGGCCGGCGTCGACTCGCTGTACTTCTCGTTCGACGGGCTGACCGCCGAGGTGTACCGGAAGACCTGCGGACGGGACCTGCTGTCCCTCAAGGTCCAGGCCATAGAGAACTGCAAGGAGGTGGGCATGGGCGTCACCCTGGTCACGGTGGTATCGCCGGATATCAACATGGACCAGATCGGGGAGATCATCAACTTCGCCAAGAGGAACGTGCCCACCGTAAAGGGCATACACTTCCAGCCCCTCGCGTACTTCGGCCGCTATCCCATCATACCGACCGACGCGAACAGGACGGTGCTGCCAGACCTCCTCAAGGAGATAGAGAGGCAGACCAACCGCGAGCTCACCGTGGACAATTTCATACCGACGTCATGCACCAACGTCCACTGCGACGTGAAGTCAATGTCGGTAATCATGGAGGACGGCTCCCTCTTCCCCCTGACGCACCGCGCCATGGGGCCGCCCAAGGACACCTGCTGCGTCGCGGCGAAAACGAGGCAGGAGATCAGCGACCTGTGGAGGTACATCGACGAGAGCGTGGGAGGCGACACGAAGGAGGAGAAGGGGACCTGGGACGAGTTCATCCAGAGGGCCAAGACCTCCTACCTGACGATATCGTCGATGCCGTTCCAGGACGTGTGGAACGTGGAGACGGAGCGGCTGAGGGGCTGCTGCATCCACGCCGTGACCCCTGACGGCAAGCTGATCCCGTTCTGCCTGTACAACATCAACAGCGTGCACGGGAACACCCTGTACCGCCAGGAGGTCCTGAGAAAGTACGGCATCCCCCGGGCCGCCTCCAGCGGCTGA
- a CDS encoding MarC family protein has translation MTDLSLALEYIPLAIISIIAISNPISTATMFNVLTEKMSEERKHQTAVKASRFSLYILVFFALTGMLIFQIFGFGIGAFRIAGGILLTITAIDMLHPKPEGLTDNDGTRDISLIPMAIPFISGPGTIVTTVVLMSGAQDLGGGDTLVWLLASAGVLLGIVITIAVSYLGMTESERVFRFLGEGGEKALSKLMGLIVLAIAIQFIINGIGDVLPDLVRKGMEAL, from the coding sequence ATGACCGACCTGTCCTTGGCCCTGGAATACATACCTCTAGCCATAATCTCGATCATAGCGATCTCCAATCCCATCTCCACGGCGACGATGTTCAACGTCCTCACGGAGAAAATGTCCGAGGAGAGGAAGCACCAGACCGCGGTCAAGGCGTCTCGTTTCTCCCTTTACATACTGGTGTTCTTCGCCCTCACCGGCATGCTCATCTTCCAGATATTCGGCTTCGGCATAGGGGCGTTCCGCATCGCGGGAGGGATACTACTCACCATCACCGCGATCGACATGCTCCACCCCAAGCCCGAGGGTCTGACCGACAATGACGGCACCAGGGACATATCCCTTATCCCCATGGCCATCCCCTTCATCAGCGGCCCCGGGACCATAGTGACAACGGTCGTCCTGATGTCGGGGGCGCAGGACCTCGGCGGAGGCGACACGCTGGTCTGGCTATTGGCCAGCGCGGGAGTGCTCCTGGGCATCGTCATCACCATCGCGGTCTCGTACCTGGGGATGACGGAATCGGAGAGGGTGTTCCGGTTCCTGGGCGAGGGCGGGGAGAAGGCCCTGAGCAAGCTCATGGGGCTGATCGTTCTGGCCATAGCCATCCAGTTCATCATCAACGGGATCGGCGACGTGCTCCCCGACCTGGTCCGGAAGGGAATGGAAGCGCTCTGA
- a CDS encoding DUF7479 domain-containing protein produces MDATFTDEVKELLGKRGLKEADIADVVKNNGGRMLTNNGKNLAKKRVGDVTVYALFDDKGKVESAYSHRMQLNDIVKTTDEPEMSEWTCKHCNEQAQQGTANMTYMGITRSGPAIVCPKCGDSWVEEYLATKTIAAAEGLFEKKKA; encoded by the coding sequence ATGGACGCAACATTTACTGATGAAGTCAAGGAGCTGCTGGGAAAGAGGGGCCTGAAGGAGGCGGACATCGCTGATGTCGTGAAGAACAACGGCGGGCGGATGCTCACCAACAACGGCAAGAACCTCGCCAAGAAGCGCGTGGGGGACGTGACCGTTTACGCCCTGTTCGACGACAAGGGAAAGGTCGAGTCGGCCTACTCCCACCGGATGCAGCTGAACGACATCGTGAAGACTACCGACGAGCCGGAGATGTCCGAGTGGACCTGCAAGCACTGCAACGAGCAGGCGCAGCAGGGCACCGCCAACATGACCTATATGGGCATCACCAGGTCCGGGCCCGCCATCGTCTGCCCGAAGTGCGGCGACTCATGGGTCGAGGAGTACCTCGCCACCAAGACCATCGCTGCCGCCGAAGGTCTGTTCGAGAAGAAGAAGGCATAA
- a CDS encoding phenylacetate--CoA ligase family protein, whose translation MQLLDNVKMAVARRKLSSRKIEGSDDALEIWIHNKIRAEFKGSKEFREAIGRDELGEIKNQDVTEYQLHKLRKMLEYVSENSYHYRKVLNDAGIRPSDIRTIKDMGKIPVTDPSELAAEPFQFLCASQSKVMRAFTTSGTSGTRKRLFYTRNDVLNIIDSIAAALKAQGMTDGDTLQIMFPAVAAWDPSLMLDGACKIAGFSSVVASTADVDEQVKLMKENHTTMMIGLTSFIYRISVLAKDKHDLRSMGIKAIICSAEPLPEAMRRELISIWGCKVVAQYGMTEMGLASSIECGAYDGLHVNNADFIVEVVDPATGKQLGEREEGEMLWTSLSMEGTPLIRYRTRDLSCIIEPPCKCGFGTGIKIGKIMGRMDAQTKIGYGQKIYPLLFDEVVLAVPGVLSYDLVLDRDDYRDILTFRVEFKGDKEEGRKKIIAGLEGLDEIKDARQNDLIAPLMVEMLDVGCAPFEPKHQPIIDRREQYDADRSPGERAERPAAASN comes from the coding sequence ATGCAGCTGCTGGACAATGTCAAGATGGCGGTGGCCCGGCGCAAGCTGTCCTCCCGCAAGATCGAAGGGAGCGACGACGCGCTGGAGATATGGATACACAACAAGATCCGTGCGGAGTTCAAGGGGTCCAAGGAGTTCCGCGAGGCCATCGGGAGGGACGAGCTGGGCGAGATCAAGAACCAGGACGTTACAGAGTACCAGCTGCACAAGCTCCGCAAGATGCTAGAGTACGTGAGCGAGAACTCCTACCATTATCGCAAGGTGCTCAATGACGCTGGCATCAGGCCTTCGGACATCAGGACGATCAAGGACATGGGGAAGATCCCCGTCACCGACCCCTCGGAGCTGGCTGCCGAACCGTTCCAGTTCCTCTGCGCATCGCAGAGCAAGGTCATGCGGGCCTTCACCACCTCAGGAACGTCAGGGACCAGGAAGCGGCTGTTCTATACCAGGAACGATGTGCTGAACATCATCGACTCCATCGCCGCCGCCCTGAAGGCGCAGGGGATGACCGACGGCGATACCTTGCAGATCATGTTCCCCGCGGTGGCCGCCTGGGACCCCAGCCTCATGCTCGACGGGGCCTGCAAGATCGCCGGCTTCAGCTCCGTGGTGGCAAGCACGGCGGACGTGGACGAGCAGGTAAAGCTCATGAAGGAGAACCACACCACCATGATGATCGGGCTGACCTCCTTCATCTACCGCATCAGCGTCCTGGCCAAGGACAAGCACGACCTGCGCTCGATGGGGATAAAGGCGATCATCTGTTCCGCCGAGCCGCTGCCGGAGGCTATGCGCAGGGAGCTCATCTCCATCTGGGGGTGCAAGGTCGTCGCGCAGTACGGCATGACCGAGATGGGGCTGGCCAGCTCGATAGAGTGCGGGGCGTACGACGGCCTCCACGTCAACAACGCCGACTTCATCGTGGAGGTGGTGGACCCCGCCACCGGGAAGCAACTGGGAGAAAGAGAGGAGGGGGAGATGCTGTGGACGTCCCTGTCCATGGAGGGCACGCCCCTCATCCGCTACCGCACCAGGGACCTGAGCTGCATCATCGAGCCGCCGTGCAAATGCGGGTTCGGGACCGGCATCAAGATCGGCAAGATAATGGGCCGCATGGACGCCCAGACCAAGATAGGGTACGGCCAGAAGATCTACCCGCTGCTGTTCGACGAGGTGGTCCTGGCGGTCCCGGGAGTGCTGAGCTACGATCTGGTGCTGGACCGCGACGACTATCGCGACATACTCACCTTCCGGGTCGAGTTCAAGGGGGACAAGGAAGAGGGAAGGAAGAAGATCATCGCGGGGCTGGAGGGACTGGACGAGATCAAGGACGCCCGGCAGAACGACCTCATCGCTCCCCTGATGGTGGAGATGCTCGACGTGGGATGCGCCCCCTTCGAGCCCAAGCACCAGCCCATCATCGATCGGAGAGAGCAGTACGACGCGGACCGGTCCCCTGGCGAAAGGGCGGAGAGGCCGGCCGCGGCCTCGAACTGA
- a CDS encoding cobalamin B12-binding domain-containing protein, producing MSDDLAKKIMDVVIGGKIKEAKPLAEQALAAGMDPREIIFNYLSSAMATVGQKYETRQYFLPQVLMAAQTMYQVLDVVLPQLKVDTNAAQPGKVVLSVIEGDVHDIGKNIVKAMLTGAGLTIYDLGKDVPIKKIIEKAKAENAQIIATSTLMTPTLPGMKEIERQLAEENLKGKVKTIIGGGATSKEFADQIGTAWAPDAVESVKTISALLK from the coding sequence ATGTCGGATGACTTAGCCAAGAAAATAATGGACGTTGTGATCGGCGGGAAGATCAAGGAAGCAAAGCCCTTGGCGGAACAGGCGCTCGCCGCGGGAATGGACCCCCGCGAGATCATCTTCAACTACCTGAGCAGCGCCATGGCGACCGTCGGCCAGAAGTACGAGACCCGTCAGTACTTCCTGCCCCAGGTCCTGATGGCCGCCCAGACCATGTACCAGGTCCTGGACGTAGTGCTCCCGCAGCTGAAGGTCGACACCAACGCCGCCCAGCCCGGAAAGGTCGTTCTCAGCGTCATCGAGGGCGATGTCCACGACATCGGCAAGAACATCGTGAAGGCCATGCTGACCGGCGCCGGCCTCACCATCTACGACCTCGGCAAGGACGTGCCAATTAAGAAGATCATCGAGAAGGCCAAGGCCGAGAACGCCCAGATCATCGCCACCTCCACCCTAATGACCCCCACCCTGCCGGGCATGAAGGAGATCGAGAGGCAGCTGGCGGAGGAGAACCTGAAGGGGAAGGTGAAGACCATCATCGGCGGAGGCGCCACCTCGAAGGAGTTCGCCGACCAGATCGGAACGGCCTGGGCTCCCGACGCTGTCGAGTCCGTCAAGACCATCAGCGCACTTCTGAAGTAA
- a CDS encoding radical SAM protein — MPLDLTMRFVDRLADKVASSISFSEVTDASSVVDTKVERVGLNVRVPFCALKCAYCAVPGDRYSLEAAQMFLRSVDRELELYAESLGRPKVDRVYVSGGTPSLMHREIGTLVDMVGERFGSRGKVAIEASPTDLSPDVVRNLRDAGVDQISVGVQTFDEGMLASLNRAMKREKLEKSLRTVMDAGFDYVNIDLMFSLRGQTTSSILDDLKTAGELGVHGISVYPLMLLPYTPMTMDMMSGKSGGWVQDPRAEKDQYLAIVSFLRDHGYKLRTLWSFSQRPEEYEGPYEHSNFVGIGPRAWGMVNNKFTLNCSGVVEYESKLEKGVLPLHAYSEVKGYSIAKFARCLYNGKLSGQEIKALSAEDRKVTGYIWALRLLRLMEKTGDGVALTDRAMSYGSHATKKIAMATLTRMDEASGAGARGHGGGEKKEQRPLRIDGLDLQEREPTV, encoded by the coding sequence ATGCCATTAGACCTCACGATGAGATTTGTGGACAGGCTGGCCGACAAGGTGGCCTCCAGTATTTCTTTCTCCGAAGTGACCGATGCCAGCAGTGTTGTGGACACCAAGGTCGAGAGGGTCGGCCTCAACGTCAGGGTGCCGTTCTGCGCCCTCAAGTGCGCTTACTGCGCGGTGCCCGGCGACCGGTACAGCCTCGAGGCCGCCCAGATGTTCCTACGCAGCGTGGATCGCGAGCTCGAGCTTTACGCCGAGAGCCTGGGGAGGCCCAAGGTGGACAGGGTGTACGTCAGCGGCGGGACCCCGTCCCTGATGCACCGGGAGATCGGGACCTTGGTAGATATGGTGGGGGAGCGCTTCGGCTCCCGGGGGAAGGTGGCCATCGAAGCCTCGCCCACCGATCTCAGCCCGGATGTGGTGAGGAACCTCCGGGACGCCGGGGTCGACCAGATCAGCGTAGGGGTGCAGACGTTCGACGAAGGGATGCTGGCGAGCCTGAACCGGGCGATGAAGAGAGAGAAGCTGGAGAAGAGCCTCAGGACGGTGATGGACGCGGGGTTCGACTACGTCAACATCGACCTCATGTTCTCTTTGCGGGGCCAGACCACGAGCTCGATACTTGATGACCTGAAGACCGCCGGCGAACTGGGCGTCCACGGCATCTCGGTGTACCCGCTGATGCTCCTCCCGTACACGCCCATGACCATGGACATGATGAGCGGGAAAAGCGGCGGGTGGGTCCAGGACCCCCGAGCGGAGAAGGACCAGTACCTCGCCATCGTGTCGTTCCTGAGGGACCACGGGTACAAGCTCCGCACCCTGTGGAGCTTCTCCCAGAGGCCGGAGGAGTACGAGGGGCCCTACGAGCACAGCAACTTCGTGGGGATAGGCCCGCGGGCCTGGGGGATGGTGAACAACAAGTTCACCCTGAACTGCTCGGGCGTGGTCGAGTACGAGTCCAAGCTGGAGAAGGGCGTCCTTCCCCTGCACGCCTACTCTGAGGTCAAGGGCTATTCCATCGCCAAGTTCGCCCGCTGCCTGTACAACGGCAAGCTGTCAGGGCAGGAGATCAAGGCGCTGTCGGCCGAGGACCGCAAGGTCACCGGCTACATCTGGGCGCTGCGGCTGCTGAGGCTCATGGAGAAGACGGGCGACGGGGTTGCGCTCACCGACAGGGCCATGTCGTACGGGAGCCACGCCACCAAGAAGATCGCCATGGCCACCCTGACCAGGATGGACGAGGCCTCGGGCGCCGGCGCCCGCGGGCATGGCGGCGGGGAGAAGAAAGAGCAGCGGCCCCTGCGCATCGACGGGCTGGACCTTCAGGAACGAGAGCCGACCGTGTGA
- a CDS encoding DUF2085 domain-containing protein, with product MSEGKAPRVGILLLILTTAVLASVLIAPFTLPENSVNDLSGGLGVIDNGEVLAVMNPFARAVYTAADILSDQLSSNSYYLNGNQVPFPSRMVGLLFGLTWGALAAVVIRPRTQSKVLLGVVPILVDWSLQFTAEYTSTNTIRLITGAVAGIAIAMFLAAAFTPQLEDKLPPKPVKDGD from the coding sequence ATGAGCGAAGGCAAGGCACCTAGGGTAGGGATACTATTACTCATCCTCACCACGGCGGTCCTAGCCTCGGTGCTGATAGCTCCCTTCACGCTGCCGGAGAACAGCGTCAACGACCTGTCCGGTGGGCTCGGGGTGATAGACAACGGGGAGGTGCTGGCGGTCATGAACCCGTTCGCCCGGGCCGTGTACACCGCCGCCGACATCCTGTCCGATCAGCTGTCCAGCAACTCCTATTACCTGAACGGCAACCAGGTACCGTTCCCCTCCCGCATGGTGGGCCTGCTGTTCGGCCTGACCTGGGGGGCGCTGGCGGCAGTGGTGATACGGCCGAGGACCCAGAGCAAGGTCCTTCTCGGGGTCGTGCCGATCCTGGTCGACTGGAGCCTGCAGTTCACCGCCGAGTACACCTCGACCAACACCATCCGCCTGATCACCGGGGCGGTCGCGGGGATAGCCATCGCCATGTTCCTGGCCGCCGCTTTCACCCCTCAGCTCGAGGACAAGCTCCCTCCCAAGCCCGTCAAGGATGGGGATTGA
- a CDS encoding nucleoside 2-deoxyribosyltransferase encodes MLIYLAGPLFSLAEREFNQKLSDLIVRGMEGASVILPQEECRDLMSESDAFTKVFDTCVRSIDRADAVIAILDGPDVDSGTAFEIGYAFARSKPIIGVRTDPRQLEDQGVNCMISRSVNSMIWPGGGNADCAVLARAIVEVLRSGGLAERRGCPV; translated from the coding sequence GTGCTGATCTATCTCGCCGGTCCGCTGTTCTCGCTGGCGGAGAGGGAGTTCAACCAGAAGCTGTCCGACCTCATCGTCCGCGGGATGGAAGGGGCGAGCGTCATCCTTCCCCAGGAGGAGTGCAGGGACCTGATGTCGGAGAGCGACGCCTTCACCAAGGTTTTCGACACCTGCGTGCGCTCCATCGACCGGGCGGACGCTGTCATCGCCATCCTCGACGGTCCCGACGTCGACTCAGGCACGGCCTTCGAGATCGGCTACGCGTTCGCTAGGAGCAAGCCGATCATCGGGGTGAGGACCGACCCCCGGCAGCTGGAGGACCAGGGCGTCAACTGCATGATCTCCCGTTCGGTGAACAGCATGATCTGGCCCGGCGGGGGGAACGCGGATTGCGCGGTCCTTGCCAGGGCGATAGTCGAGGTCCTCCGGTCCGGGGGCCTCGCCGAGCGGCGGGGTTGTCCAGTTTGA
- a CDS encoding ArsA family ATPase codes for MQGPGLDELVRTKKFLFFGGKGGVGKTTMAAATAVWLSDHGYNTLVVATDPTVSLSSIFAQEVGETEITPIGTERNLCGLSINPRKALGMFQSRMNTMMDGFSTMFGSELLSTPCTEEIAAFDQFVSFMGDTEHDKVVFDTAPTGHTLRELSMPFDWSGYISNQIESRRELSEVLGFVYDEGMIDDLKQEKARYDAAVKALSDTDTSSFNLVLLPEKLPIDETERAVTDLGGFGIRVRALIVNEIIPQDAIRGNAFLERRRATQERYLNDIGTRFRDIPRAEVPLFDSDIYGLDALRKVGGVLYGR; via the coding sequence ATGCAGGGACCCGGTCTTGATGAACTGGTAAGGACTAAGAAGTTCCTCTTCTTCGGAGGAAAGGGCGGGGTCGGCAAGACCACCATGGCGGCGGCCACCGCGGTATGGCTCTCCGACCACGGATACAATACTTTGGTGGTGGCGACCGACCCGACCGTCAGCCTGTCGTCGATCTTCGCGCAGGAGGTCGGGGAGACGGAGATCACCCCCATCGGGACGGAGAGGAACCTGTGCGGACTGAGCATCAATCCCCGCAAGGCCCTGGGAATGTTCCAGAGCCGCATGAACACTATGATGGACGGCTTCTCCACCATGTTCGGCTCGGAGCTGCTGAGCACCCCCTGCACCGAGGAGATCGCCGCCTTCGACCAGTTCGTCAGCTTCATGGGGGACACCGAGCACGACAAGGTGGTGTTTGACACCGCTCCCACCGGACATACGCTGAGGGAGCTGTCAATGCCCTTCGACTGGTCCGGGTACATCTCCAACCAGATAGAGAGCCGGAGGGAGCTGTCGGAGGTGCTGGGGTTCGTGTACGATGAGGGGATGATCGACGACCTGAAGCAGGAGAAGGCAAGGTACGACGCCGCGGTGAAGGCCCTGTCGGACACGGACACGTCGTCGTTCAACCTGGTCCTGCTGCCGGAAAAGCTCCCCATCGATGAGACGGAGAGGGCGGTGACCGATCTGGGCGGGTTCGGCATCCGGGTGCGCGCGCTCATCGTCAACGAGATAATCCCCCAGGACGCCATCAGGGGCAACGCGTTCCTGGAGAGAAGGAGGGCGACCCAGGAAAGGTACTTGAATGATATCGGGACAAGGTTCAGGGACATCCCCCGCGCCGAGGTCCCCCTCTTCGACAGCGACATCTACGGGCTGGACGCCCTTCGCAAGGTCGGAGGCGTTCTGTATGGCCGTTAG
- a CDS encoding Lrp/AsnC family transcriptional regulator has protein sequence MDEIDLRILKILRDNSRESLGNIAKELGVSKATISRRLAKMDADGYISGYTIVLNPSRVGLMRGIISLQVAGSALNSVIEELRKSPEIVTVARAFGDHALVCDVYTSSVDALYGLIQERILKIPNVHNVEVDILIDSTPINPDAPMDIIRSRLAPPK, from the coding sequence ATGGACGAAATAGACCTGCGCATTCTAAAGATACTGAGGGACAACTCCCGGGAGAGCCTCGGCAACATCGCCAAGGAGCTGGGGGTGTCCAAGGCCACCATAAGCCGCAGGCTGGCCAAGATGGACGCCGACGGCTACATCTCGGGGTACACCATCGTCCTGAACCCCTCGAGGGTCGGGCTGATGAGGGGGATCATATCCCTCCAGGTGGCCGGCTCGGCGCTGAACTCGGTGATCGAGGAGCTGAGAAAAAGCCCCGAGATCGTGACGGTGGCGCGCGCCTTCGGGGACCACGCCCTGGTATGCGATGTCTACACCAGCAGCGTGGACGCACTCTACGGCCTCATCCAGGAGCGCATCCTGAAGATCCCCAACGTGCACAACGTGGAAGTGGACATCCTCATAGACAGCACTCCCATCAACCCGGACGCTCCCATGGACATCATAAGGTCCCGGCTGGCCCCGCCGAAGTGA